AGAGCGATAAATAACCCAAGAATGGCTGACTTCGAGAAGGTTAGAATTAATGCCGCTATTTGGATAATAGTGGCTAAAAATAGTGTCATCCCGAGCTTGTCCGCCAAAGGCGGACGAGGCGAGAGATCTAACTTGATTTCACTCCGCTCAGAATGACAAATATCAATTTGTTCCACGCGGAACATTTTTCGGTACAAGAGTGTAAGAATTATAGAAAAAATTAGGAATCCTCCCAAGATATTGGGATGTGGAAATAATCCATAAGCCCGAATGAATTTCTCCCCCCCCAGAATTATTTTGGCTACTCCTGGCAAGTACGGTGATATAATGCTTTCTTTAAGCCAAAATAATCCGACGGAGTGTTGAAGAACAAACTGCAAAATGGCCATGATTGACTGAAATAGAGCTATAATTACTATTATCTTGAAAAAATTAAGGAGAGAGTTGGAGCTATTTTTGTTATTTATAATTGTTCCATGTGGAACAATTCTTAAGGCAATAAAAAAAAAGAGGAAATACATTTCTAGTAACTTAAAGGATCGAAATAAGGCAATGGTCTCATTTTGGGACCAAAAGATTGAGGTGAAAGACCAAATTACCAGTGCCAGAGGGATAAATAGCAATAATTGATTTAAAAATGTTCCACTTGCCCGAAATGTCCCGATATCCTTCGGGGCAGGCGGGCGTGGAACATTTATTTCAAAAGGCGACGGGAGAGTGGAGTTTATTGACAATTTGCCATTTTTGTTGTATAATAGCAAAATTCCCCAACTTACCAAAGTAAAGAAAAGAAAAATATCGCTTAAATAAAGGTAAATTCCGGTATATTCGTTAAATTGGCCGTTAATCGGATAGAAAAGAATCACTTTCCTGACTGAAAGTGTAAGGGTAATTAAGAAACCATAAAAAAACCAGATGTCTGGATTAGTCTTGAATTTAATCCAGATGAAGTTCAATAAATTCATATCACCGTTAATTATACTATATACTGGACGATATTGCCTAAAGGTGTATTATATTAATTAAAAGAAAAAATGTTTGCACGAATGTTTTTGACAGTTATTTAAAAAATAAAAAAGGAGGTGAAAAATGTCATCTATTTTGGCACAAGCACAACCACTTAAAATTGGCGATATAATCGCCAATTTGCCAATAATCCAGGGTGGGATGGGTGTGGGAATTTCCTTGTCTGGTCTGGCATCGGCAGTTGCCAGTGAAGGAGGAATTGGCGTTATTGCTACCCCCGCGATCGGAATGAATGAACCTGATTTTTTCAAAAATTTCCTGGAAGCCAATGTCAGGGCGTTAAGAAAAGAGATTAGAAAAGCCAGAGAATTATCACAAGGAATCCTCGGTGTCAATATCATGGTGGCATTGACTAATTTCGCCGATCTGGTGAGAACCTCCATTGAGGAGGGTATAGATGTTATCTTTTCCGGAGCCGGGTTGCCGCTAAATCTGCCTGAATTTTTGCAGAACACTGCGAAAACAAAGCTGGTACCGATTGTTTCCTCTGGTAGGGCAATTGATATTATCATAAGAAGATGGTCAGAAAGATACAAATATCTTCCCGATGCTGTTGTTGTGGAGGGACCGCTGGCAGGAGGACATCTCGGTTTCAAAGAACAGATGATTAGCAACTCTGAATATTCATTAGAAAAACTTGTCCCGGAAGTGATTCTGGCGATAAAGCCATATGAAAAAAAATATGGCAGGCCTATTCCAGTAATCGCCGCCGGAGGAATCTACACAGGAGAAGATATTTATAGATTTTTCCAGTTGGGAGCTTCGGGTGTGCAGATGGCAACGCGATTTGTCACTACGCATGAATGTGATGCAAATATCAGGTTTAAAGAGGCGTATATAAATGCCAAGGAAAACGATATAACAATTATCAAAAGCCCCGTAGGGATGCCAGGAAGAGCAATTAGAAATAAATTTCTTGATGATGTCAGTGCGGGCAAAAAGAAACCTTTCAGATGCTTTTTCCACTGCCTGAAAACATGCGAATTAGAAAAAAGTCCCTATTGCATTTCCTATGCTCTAATAAGTGCGAAAAAAGGAAACCTTAACCATGGTTTCGCCTTCTGCGGATCAAATGCATGGAAAGCGGAAAAAATTATCTCTGTTAAGGAAACATTTGAGACTCTCAAGGAAGAGTATCGAAATGCTTCCAGCGGAGAAGATTTGTAAGTCGCTTGACCGGGGTGCGCTGTGAGTTCAATAGTGCAACCCGGTTTTTTTATTGACTAACTTTTTTCGCTTGGTATGATATTATGAATTCAGAGAATAAGTTAAAGGGGCCGTTAGCTCAATTGGTAGAGCGCTTCCATGGCATGGAAGAGGCAACCGGTTCGAACCCGGTACGGTCCACTCTTAAAATATGCTTAAAAAAATTTTATTACTTTCCGGCTGGATGACCGATTTAAAATTATACAGAAAATATGATGATCTTACTATCCAAGTAAGTAAATTAAGCAGCGAATCTGAAAAAATCGATTATATAATTGGTCTAAGTTTGGGTGCTCTGATAGCCTTGCGTGAATGGAATAAAAGTGGGAAGCTGATTTTGATTAATCCGCCTCTTCCAAAAAGAAATATTTTCGTATGGCTTGGTAAATGGATTAAATTTATTTTGTCAGAAGGTTTATTTTTAGAGCGCCAGAAGTTTACAAAAAATCCATTCAGGTTTATTACTGAAATTATAAAATGTGTAAAACTGCTCTCTGTGGATTTTTCAAAGGTTTTAGATAATATACCAGAAGACAAGTTAGTTGTGATTAAAGGCAAAAATGATAATTATTTCTGTGATCAGAAAGCCGTAGAATTTATGCGATCAAAAAATATTACGGTTATTGAAGTTGAAAACGCTGGACACAATTGGTGTGAAGAAATTGAAAAAACTGTAAATAAATTAATAAATTAAAACATTAGCCCCCATAGTTCAACGGATAGAACAGTCCCGTCCTAAGGGATAAATGCGTGTTCAATTCATGCTGGGGGCACCAAATAATTCTGTGATTAAAAAAATTCCAAAAGAAGTAATTGAAGTTTTGCGGAAACTTGAAGCCGCAGATTTTGAGGCCTATATCGTAGGCGGGTGCGTGCGGGATTTGATCGTGGAAAAGGAACCGAAAGATTGGGATGTAACGACTAATGCGAAACCAGAAGAAATTTTAAAATCATTTCCGGACAGTTTTTATGAAAATGAATTTGGAACAGTCGGCGTAAAAGTAAAGCCGTTTATTAAGAATGGAAACCCAGATCGCGATCATGATGTTATTGAAGTTACTACATACCGCATTGAATCAAAATATTCCGACAAGCGCCGGCCGGACAAAATCAGGTTTGCCAAGACGCTAAAGGAAGATTTGAGTCGAAGGGACTTTACGATTAACGCGATAGCGTTAAAAATAAAAAATCAAAATGCAAAAATCAAAAATACTGATTATGAAATTATCGATCCCTATGACGGGAAGAGTGATTTAAAAAATAGAACAATCCGCACGGTGGGCGATCCTAATGAGCGGTTTGACGAGGACGCGTTGCGGATGATGCGAGCAGTAAGGTTCCACGCGGAACTGGGCTATAAGATAGAAGAAAAAACCCTAAAAGCGATCAAGAAAAACGCCAAATATCTCAAACACATTACGCTGGAAAGAATTAAAGACGAACTGGCAAGAATTATTTTGTCTGATAGTCCTGCCCGCAATGCTGCGCCCGTCAGAAGCGTTGCATCTGCTACAGGCTGGCATAGCGTTGCAGGCGGGCCTGCTGAGGGAATTGACATGCTTCATCAAACAGGATTATTAAATTATATTATTCCAGAACTTGAAAAAGGCGTGGGGATAAAACAAAATCGCCATCATATCTATACCATATATAAACACAGTATTTTATCCTTAAAACATTGCCCTTCTGCCAAACTTGAAGTGCGATTGGCGGCGCTTCTTCACGATATTTCCAAGCCTCAAACCAAAAGAGGCGAAGGCGAATACGCAACTTTTTATAACCATGATCATGTTGGAGCCAAAGTAGCCGAAAAAATTCTTACACGCCTGCGTTTTTCTAATGAAGTTATTCAAAAAGTAAAACTTCTCGTGGATAATCACATGTTTTACTATAATCCCGATGAGGTCGGAGTAAGCTCTGTTAGAAAATTAATTCAAAAAGTTGGCTTGGAAAACATGAAAGATCTGATTGATCTTAGAATTTCCGACAGATTGGGCTCGGGCGTGCCGAAAGCCAAGCCGTATAAGCTTCGCCACTTGGAATATATGATTGAGAAAGTTTCTCAGGACGCCATTTCAGTGAAAATGTTGAAAATCAACGGCAATGATTTGATGAAAGAATTAAAACTAAAACCCGGACCGAAAATCGGAGCGATTCTTGACGTTTTGCTTTCTGAAGTGATTGAGGACGCTTCTAAAAATAATCGGGATTATTTGCTGTCCCGTGCCAAAGAGCTGGATAAAAAGGACTTGGAAAAGTTAAGAAACATGGCAAAGGTTAAGATCGAAGAGAAAAAAGAAGAGGAAGACAAGGAAATAAAAAATAAGTATTGGGTTAAATAGTCGTGTAAATCGCAAAATTAAAACCTGTAAATAGTCGACGGGGCATAGTATACCGGTAGTACGTACGATTCGGGTTCGTAAAGACTGGGTTCGATTCCCAGTGCCCCGACCAAATGCTTACAAAACAAATTATCCCTTTTACTATTTTAAAGTGAAAATTGAAATTAAAAATATTAGAGGCAATCCCGCGGATCTCTTGCGGCGGGCAGGATATATTTTTCAGAGCCGTAAAGAGGATGAAATGGGCTTCGTCCGTCCATTGTCTTCTTCGGGCTACCCGAGGTTTCATATCTTCACCCGCGTTGTCGGAGGCAATCTGATAATCAATATTCACCTGGACCAGAAAAAAGAAACCTATGGAGAAGCAAAGCGCCATCACGGAGAATATGAGAGCGCGATTATTAAAGAGGAAGCAGAGCGAATTGCTTCGGTATTAAGACCGGTAGAATAAAATTAGAATTTAGCGAGCTTTTAAATAAATGATTAAGTTAATAAATTACATTGAGGGACTCTCTTTTTGGAAAGTAGCCGTTATTCTCGCTACTGTCGGTCTGATACTTTACATTAATACTTTCACCAACCAGCTTTTCTGGGATGATTATGACAGCATTGTCAACAATGCCTATGTCAAAAGCTGGAATTATCTTCCCAACTACTTTTCAGAAAATCTTACCGCCGGATCGGGAATCCGCGACAATTACTGGCGTCCGCTTCTCCTTTTTTCTTTTTCGCTGGATTACAAAATAGGAAAACTTACTCCCCTTTTTTATCATCTTCAGAGTTTATTCTGGCACATTCTCTCCGCTGTTTTGGCGTATTGGCTGATTTTTAAATTGTTTAAAAACAAACTGGCTTCACTTATCGCCGCGCTGAT
This DNA window, taken from Candidatus Moraniibacteriota bacterium, encodes the following:
- a CDS encoding O-antigen ligase family protein; the protein is MNLLNFIWIKFKTNPDIWFFYGFLITLTLSVRKVILFYPINGQFNEYTGIYLYLSDIFLFFTLVSWGILLLYNKNGKLSINSTLPSPFEINVPRPPAPKDIGTFRASGTFLNQLLLFIPLALVIWSFTSIFWSQNETIALFRSFKLLEMYFLFFFIALRIVPHGTIINNKNSSNSLLNFFKIIVIIALFQSIMAILQFVLQHSVGLFWLKESIISPYLPGVAKIILGGEKFIRAYGLFPHPNILGGFLIFSIILTLLYRKMFRVEQIDICHSERSEIKLDLSPRPPLADKLGMTLFLATIIQIAALILTFSKSAILGLFIALFYLIYKGKDDLIPRKWLERAFIFLAIVFLVFLILKLDINSFFTQSWEERLFFLNVSRETFLSHPLLGVGMGQFVLNFPEFTGIQTWQFQPVHNVFLLVLNELGLVGLSLFVWFIWKLMRHLKSVPRGTLCGELSQTASVLFLAFIVIMLFDHYLWDIQPGQILFWLAAGLLAGARRYKL
- a CDS encoding nitronate monooxygenase family protein, giving the protein MSSILAQAQPLKIGDIIANLPIIQGGMGVGISLSGLASAVASEGGIGVIATPAIGMNEPDFFKNFLEANVRALRKEIRKARELSQGILGVNIMVALTNFADLVRTSIEEGIDVIFSGAGLPLNLPEFLQNTAKTKLVPIVSSGRAIDIIIRRWSERYKYLPDAVVVEGPLAGGHLGFKEQMISNSEYSLEKLVPEVILAIKPYEKKYGRPIPVIAAGGIYTGEDIYRFFQLGASGVQMATRFVTTHECDANIRFKEAYINAKENDITIIKSPVGMPGRAIRNKFLDDVSAGKKKPFRCFFHCLKTCELEKSPYCISYALISAKKGNLNHGFAFCGSNAWKAEKIISVKETFETLKEEYRNASSGEDL
- a CDS encoding HDIG domain-containing protein; the encoded protein is MIKKIPKEVIEVLRKLEAADFEAYIVGGCVRDLIVEKEPKDWDVTTNAKPEEILKSFPDSFYENEFGTVGVKVKPFIKNGNPDRDHDVIEVTTYRIESKYSDKRRPDKIRFAKTLKEDLSRRDFTINAIALKIKNQNAKIKNTDYEIIDPYDGKSDLKNRTIRTVGDPNERFDEDALRMMRAVRFHAELGYKIEEKTLKAIKKNAKYLKHITLERIKDELARIILSDSPARNAAPVRSVASATGWHSVAGGPAEGIDMLHQTGLLNYIIPELEKGVGIKQNRHHIYTIYKHSILSLKHCPSAKLEVRLAALLHDISKPQTKRGEGEYATFYNHDHVGAKVAEKILTRLRFSNEVIQKVKLLVDNHMFYYNPDEVGVSSVRKLIQKVGLENMKDLIDLRISDRLGSGVPKAKPYKLRHLEYMIEKVSQDAISVKMLKINGNDLMKELKLKPGPKIGAILDVLLSEVIEDASKNNRDYLLSRAKELDKKDLEKLRNMAKVKIEEKKEEEDKEIKNKYWVK